The Centroberyx gerrardi isolate f3 chromosome 7, fCenGer3.hap1.cur.20231027, whole genome shotgun sequence genome contains a region encoding:
- the dock6 gene encoding dedicator of cytokinesis protein 7 isoform X2, which produces MTSTASERRAFAHKINRTVAAEVRKQVSREYGSPQLSKKRGGAQQPVPLTEVVEPVDFEEYVSSHAPGAEPGPLRQLMEFPQDDLELLQLEKECTTLEPPLPEEEDTLDPRVRDALAVYTDEWLIIQRKCQRYSTTYTPHNSERQRERQRGLVKQTFELDEAAAAERQDDQDDAKRRSVSLDDTPRGSWASSIFDLKNSSPDALLPSVLERTAAEDMDHRNTEARLQGRHPDLLGLYPPPDEDEAVERCSVPEVPKEHCGQRIMVKCLSLKFEIEIEPIFGTLALYDVKEKKKISENFYFDLNSDQMKGLLKPHTPHTAISTLARSAIFSITYPSADIFLVIKLEKVLQQGDIGECCEPYMIMKESDSSKHKEKLEKLRVQAEQSCSRLGRFRMPFAWTAIHLLNIVSSVGGLDRSDPDSDSERKGHGTWNERKKKGFERMSVGEDMCNFATFRPATLTVTNFFKQEGDRLSDEDLYKFLADMRRPSSVLRRLRPVTAQLKIDISPAPDSPHYCLSPELLHVKPYPDLRVRPTKEVLEFPARYVYTPHTTYRNLLYVYPQSLNFSSRQGSVRNIAVKVQFMAGEDPSQAMPVIFGKSSCGEFMKEAYTPVIYHDKSPEFYEEMKMKIPANLTDNHHLLFTFYHISCQPKQNTPLETPVGYTWIPLMQHGRLRTGSFSLPVSVEKPPPSYSVLTPDVQLPGMKWVDNHKGVFNVEVTAASSVHTQDPHLDKFFTLVYVLEEYSFPYRLKDVIITEANMEGELKASMAALRGALLDTCVRFLHQLLSKLILLIVYPPVIAGQIVNLGRAAFEAMALLVNQIHKNLEGNQDQHGRNNLLASYIHYCFHLPTTEPAMPPSTGSTAYEMPIQYATLSRATARPSSLHLSRSKSISNSNPDLATTPVSPDEEVQRIIGSKASERSCNRMSAFLDSATFCSVPTRQIAKKLLHEELALQWVVSTSTVREAALQQAWFFFQLMTKSMAHHLFLSSKLDVARRQRFPDRFVDDIAALVCAISADIASRYHKDVELVERLNSSLAFFLNDLLSLMDRGFVFNLIRSYYKQIANKLHTAQNPSSLNALRMDFTRIVCSHEHYVTLNLPCSTLSPPASPSPSTSSTTSQSSAFSSMVQDQGVASMFELSLPFRQQHFLSGLLLAELSLILEPDGEGVFFLHKKAISAVHSLLCSHDADPRYTDPQVRSHIAQLYLPLLPIVMETLHQLHDFTDTSPARARHASAHADDGDPDNSNTISQSVAMAIAGSPLPHAKANPFALPTVAGRQCSSLSAECSRTLLVCFLWVLKNADAALLERWVSDLSVLQINRLLDLLHLCVSCFEYKGKKALERINSLTFKKSQDMKARLEEAILGTIGARQEMVRRCRERSPYGSQENVRWRKNVTHWRQNTDRVDKTKAEMEQESVVDGNLATEASLVVLDTLEIVVKTVVASELKESVLGGVLRVLLHSMAGNQSALFLQHCFTTQRALVFKFPEMLFEEDTELCADLCLRLLRHCSSSVGPVRSHASASLYLLMRQNFEIGNNFARVKMQVTMSLSSLVGTSQNFNEEHLRRSLKTILTYAEEDLELRDTPFPEQVQDLVFNLHMILTDTVKMKEHQQDPEMLLDLMYRIAKGYQNSPDLRLTWLQNMAGKHSERGNHAEAAHCLVHSAALVAEYLNMLEDCRYLPIGCVTFQNISSNVLEESAVSDDILSPEEEGICAGKYFSESGLVGLLEQAAASFNMAAMYEAINEVYKILLPIHEANRDFKKLATVHGKLQDAFNKVYNQSSGWERMFGTYFRVGFYGSRFGDLDEQEFVYKEPSITKLAEISHRLEEFYSERFGDDLVEIIKDSNPVDKNKLDPNKAYLQITYVEPFFDTYELKERITYFDKNYNLRTFMYCTPFTLDGRAHGDLHEQYKRKTILTTSHAFPYIKTRINVIHKEEIILVPMEVAIEDMQKKTQELAFATNQDPADSKMLQMVLQGCVGTTVNQGPLEVAQVFLSDIPDDPKLFRHHNKLRLCFKDFTKRCEDALRKNKALIGPDQKEYHRELERNYNKLKEALGPLINRKIPQLYRALPAQTTQTQRNSYNRSSLRRVDC; this is translated from the exons ATGACATCTACAGCGAGCGAAAGGAGGGCGTTTGCTCATAAAATCAACCG GACGGTGGCTGCAGAGGTCAGAAAACAAGTGTCCAGAGAGTATGGCTCTCCTCAACTGTCTAAGAAACGAGGAGGAGCGCAACAGCCT GTACCCCTGACGGAGGTGGTTGAGCCGGTGGACTTTGAGGAGTATGTGAGCAGTCACGCTCCCGGGGCGGAGCCTGGCCCCCTCAGGCAGCTGATGGAGTTCCCCCAGGACGACCTGGAGCTCCTCCAGCTGGAGAAAGAGTGCACTACACTGGAGCCCCCGctgcctgaggaggagga CACACTAGATCCCAGAGTGAGAGATGCCTTGGCAGTCTACACAGATGAGTGGCTCATCATTCAAAGAAA GTGTCAGCGCTACAGCACCACGTACACCCCTCACAACTCTGAGCGTCAGCGGGAGAGGCAGCGGGGCCTGGTCAAACAGACCTTTGAACTGGACGAGGCCGCCGCTGCCGAGCGCCAGGACGATCAG GATGATGCAAAGCGGCGGTCGGTCTCCCTCGATGACACGCCGCGGGGGAGCTGGGCCTCCAGTATCTTTGATTTGAAGAACTCCTCCCCAGACGCTCTCCTGCCGTCTGTGTTGGAGCGCACAGCTGCAGAGGACATGGACCACCGCAACACCGAGGCCCGCCTGCAGGGGCGCCATCCCGACCTGCTGGGCCTCTACCCTCCCCCCGATGAG GATGAAGCAGTAGAGAGATGCTCTGTCCCTGAAGTGCCCAAGGAACACTGTGGCCAGAGGATCATGGTCAAGTGTCTGTCTCTCAA GTTTGAAATAGAAATTGAGCCAATATTTGGAACACTTGCTCTGTATGATgtcaaggaaaagaaaaag ATCTCAGAGAATTTCTACTTTGACCTGAACTCGGATCAGATGAAGGGGCTGCTAAAACCCCACACGCCGCACACAGCCATTTCCACCCTGGCTCGCTCTGCCATTTTTTCCATCACATACCCTTCTGCCGATATCTTCTTGGTCATCAAG CTTGAGAAAGTCCTTCAACAAGGAGACATCGGGGAATGCTGTGAACCCTACATGATCATGAAGGAATCAGATTCCTCGAAG CACaaggagaagctggagaagcTGCGTGTGCAGGCAGAGCAGTCATGCAGTCGTCTCGGCCGTTTCCGCATGCCTTTTGCCTGGACGGCCATTCACCTTCTCAACATTGTCAGCAGTGTGGGAGGTCTGGATCGCTCGGatcctgactctgactctg AGCGAAAAGGCCACGGAACGTGgaatgagaggaagaagaaagggtTTGAGCGGATGAGTGTGGGGGAAGACATGTGTAACTTTGCCACTTTCCGTCCAGCCACACTGACGGTCACCAACTTCTTCAAACAG GAGGGGGACAGACTGAGTGACGAGGACCTCTACAAATTTCTGGCAGATATGCGCAGACCGTCCTCTGTTCTGCGGAGACTGAGGCCAGTCACAG CCCAGTTGAAGATTGACATCTCTCCAGCCCCGGACTCCCCTCATTATTGTCTGTCTCCGGAGCTGCTTCATGTGAAGCCCTACCCGGACCTGCGTGTGCGGCCAACCAAAGAGGTGCTGGAGTTCCCTGCTCGCTACGTAtacacaccccacaccacctACAG gaaccTGCTGTATGTTTACCCACAAAGTCTGAACTTCAGCAGTCGTCAAGGCTCTGTGAGGAACATTGCTGTGAAGGTTCAGTTCATGGCAGGAGAGGATCCCAGTCAGGCTATGCCG GTCATCTTTGGGAAGTCCAGCTGTGGTGAGTTCATGAAAGAGGCGTACACTCCCGTCATCTACCACGACAA GTCTCCGGAGTTCTAcgaggagatgaagatgaagattcCTGCCAATCTGACAGACAACCACCATCTGCTGTTCACCTTCTACCACATCAGCTGCCAGCCCAAGCAGAACACTCCCCTGGAGACGCCCGTGGGCTACACT TGGATTCCTCTGATGCAGCATGGCCGATTACGCACCGGTTCCTTCAGTTTGCCCGTCTCGGTGGAAAAGCCTCCACCTAGCTACTCCGTCCTCACCCCTGAT GTTCAGCTCCCAGGCATGAAGTGGGTGGATAATCACAAAGGAGTGTTCAATGTGGAGGTGACAGCGGCCTCCTCAGTTCACACTCAG GACCCCCACCTGGATAAGTTCTTCACTCTTGTGTATGTCCTGGAGGAGTACTCCTTCCCCTACCGCCTGAAGGACGTCATCATTACTGAGGCGAACATGGAGGGGGAACTGAAGGCCAGCATGGCCGCGTTAAGGGGGGCTCTCCTGGACACCTGTGTCAGGTTCCTCCACCAGCTGCTCAGCAAACTCATCCTGCTCATTGTCTATCCGCCCGTCATCGCAGGCCAAATTG TAAACCTGGGCCGGGCAGCCTTCGAAGCGATGGCTCTGTTGGTCAACCAGATCCACAAGAACCTGGAGGGGAACCAGGACCAGCACGGCCGCAACAACCTGCTGGCCTCCTACATCCACTACTGCTTCCACCTGCCCACCACCGAGCCGGCCATGCCCCCCTCCA CAGGTTCCACTGCCTATGAGATGCCCATCCAGTATGCCACCTTATCGAGGGCAACGGCCCGCCCCAGCAGCCTGCACCTGTCTCGCTCCAAGAGTATCAGCAACTCCAACCCGGACCTGGCCACCACACCTGTTTCTCCTGACGAAGAGGTGCAAAGGATCATAGGGAGCAAG GCAAGTGAGCGCAGCTGCAATCGCATGTCTGCCTTTCTGGACAGCGCCACCTTCTGTTCAGTTCCCACAAGGCAGATTGCCAAGAAG CTGCTCCATGAGGAGCTGGCACTCCAGTGGGTGGTCAGCACCAGCACAGTGAGGGAGGCGGCACTGCAGCAGGCCTGGTTTTTCTTCCAGCTTATG ACAAAGAGCATGGCCCACCACTTATTCCTGTCCTCTAAATTGGATGTTGCCAGGCGGCAGCGTTTCCCAGACCGCTTTGTGGACGACATTGCTGCACTCGTGTGTGCTATCAGTGCAGACATTGCCAGCCGATACCACAAG gatgtGGAGCTTGTGGAGAGACTAAACAGCAGTCTAGCCTTCTTCCTGAACGACCTGCTGTCTCTCATGGACCGGGGCTTTGTGTTCAACCTCATCCGCTCCTACTACAAACAG ATTGCCAACAAGCTCCACACGGCCCAGAACCCCAGCTCTCTGAATGCCCTGAGGATGGACTTCACCCGTATCGTCTGCAGCCACGAGCACTATGTCACCCTCAACCTGCCCTGCTCCACCCTCAGCCCCCcagcctccccctccccctccacctcctccaccacctcacAG AGTTCAGCGTTCTCCAGTATGGTGCAGGACCAGGGTGTGGCCAGCATGTTTgagctctccctcccttttcgcCAGCAACATTTCCTGTCTGGCCTGCTACTCGCTGAGCTCTCTCTCATCCTGGAGCCTGATGGAGAAGG GGTGTTCTTCCTTCATAAGAAGGCTATCAGTGCCGTTCACTCCCTGCTGTGCAGCCATGATGCAGACCCTCGCTACACTGACCCCCAGGTCAGATCCCACATCGCTCAGCTCtacctgcctctcctccccatcGTCATGGAGACCTTGCATCAGCTCCACGACTTCACTG aCACCTCGCCTGCTCGGGCCCGCCATGCCTCAGCCCACGCTGATGATGGTGACCCAGACAACAGCAACACCATCAGTCAgtctgttgccatggcgatcGCCGGCTCCCCGTTGCCGCATGCCAAAGCCAACCCGTTTGCCCTGCCCACAGTG GCTGGGCGCCAGTGCAGCTCGCTGTCCGCAGAGTGCAGCAGGACTCTGCTGGTGTGTTTCCTGTGGGTGCTGAAGAATGCAGATGCAGCTCTCCTGGAGCGCTGGGTGTCTGATTTGTCTGTGCTGCAAATCAACCGCCTGCTGGATCTGCTGCATCTTTGTGTCTCCTGCTTTGAATACAAG GGGAAGAAGGCTCTAGAGAGGATCAACAGCCTGACGTTTAAGAAGTCTCAGGACATGAAGGCCCGTCTGGAGGAGGCCATACTGGGCACCATTGGAGCCCGTCAGGAGATGGTCCGCCGCTGCAGAG AGAGGAGTCCCTATGGCAGCCAGGAGAACGTTAGGTGGAGGAAGAACGTCACTCACTGGAGACAAAATACAGACAGAGTTGATAA GACTAAGGCTGAAATGGAGCAGGAGTCAGTGGTGGATGGGAACCTGGCTACTGAGGCCTCTCTGgtagtactggacacactggaGATCGTAGTCAAG ACTGTGGTGGCATCGGAGCTGAAGGAGAGTGTTCTGGGTGGGGTGCTGAGGGTGCTGCTCCACAGCATGGCAGGCAACCAGAGCGCCCTCTTCCTGCAGCACTGCTTCACTACACAGAGGGCTCTGGTCTTCaag ttcCCAGAGATGCTGTTTGAAGAAGACACGGAGCTGTGTGCAGACCTGTGCCTGCGTCTCCTGCgacactgcagcagcagtgtgggcCCTGTCAGAAGCCACGCCTCCGCCTCCCTCTACCTGCTCATGAGGCAGAACTTTGAGATTGGCAAC AACTTTGCGCGAGTGAAGATGCAGGTCACCATGTCTCTGTCCTCCCTGGTGGGAACGTCCCAGAACTTCAACGAGGAGCATCTGCGTCGCTCCCTCAAGACCATCCTGACATACGCTGAAGAGGACCTGGAGCTGAGAGACACGCCCTTCCCAGAGCAG GTCCAGGATCTTGTGTTCAACCTGCACATGATTCTAACTGACACTGTCAAGATGAAGGAGCATCAGCAGGATCCAGAGATGCTCCTCGACCTGATGTACAG GATTGCCAAGGGCTACCAGAACTCCCCAGACCTGCGTCTGACGTGGCTGCAGAACATGGCAGGTAAACACTCGGAGAGAGGGAACCACGCTGAGGCAGCCCACTGCCTGGTGCACAGCGCCGCCCTGGTGGCAGAATACCTCAACATGCTGGAGGACTGCCGCTACCTCCCAATCGGCTGTGTCACCTTCCAG AATATTTCATCCAACGTGTTGGAGGAGTCTGCAGTGTCCGATGACATCCTGTCTCCAGAGGAGGAGGGTATTTGTGCGGGGAAGTACTTCAGCGAGTCTGGCCTGGTGGGCCTCCTGGAGCAAGCAGCTGCCTCTTTTAACATG GCTGCCATGTATGAGGCCATAAATGAAGTGTACAAGATCCTGCTGCCCATCCATGAGGCCAACAGAGACTTCAAAAAGCTGGCTACTGTCCACGGAAAGCTGCAGGATGCCTTCAACAAAGTCTACAACCAG AGCTCAGGATGGGAG AGAATGTTTGGGACCTACTTCCGGGTTGGTTTCTATGGCAGCCGGTTTGGAGACCTGGATGAACAGGAGTTCGTCTACAAGGAGCCATCGATCACCAAGCTAGCCGAGATCTCACACAGACTGGAG GAGTTTTATTCGGAGAGGTTTGGGGATGATTTGGTTGAAATTATCAAGGACTCCAATCCTGTGGACAAGAACAAACTGGATCCCAACAAG GCCTACCTCCAGATCACTTACGTTGAGCCCTTCTTCGACACCTACGAGCTGAAGGAGAGAATCACCTACTTTGACAAGAACTACAACCTGCGTACCTTCATGTACTGCACCCCCTTCACTCTGGATGGCCGTGCCCACGGAGACCTGCATGAGCAGTACAAACGCAAAACCATCCTGACGACTTCTCACGCCTTCCCTTACATCAAGACACGCATCAACGTTATCCACAAGGAGGAG ATCATTCTAGTCCCCATGGAAGTGGCCATTGAGGACATGCAGAAGAAGACTCAGGAGCTGGCCTTCGCCACCAACCAGGATCCTGCAGACTCCAAGATGCTGCAGATGGTGCTGCAGGGCTGCGTGGGCACCACTGTCAACCAG GGCCCCCTTGAGGTGGCGCAGGTCTTTCTCTCCGACATTCCTGATGACCCAAAGCTGTTTCGCCATCACAACAAACTACGCCTCTGCTTTAAAGACTTCACTAAGAG GTGTGAGGACGCCCTGAGGAAGAATAAAGCCCTGATTGGGCCAGATCAGAAAGAGTACCACAGGGAACTGGAGAGGAACTACAATAAACTGAAAGAAGCTCTGGGTCCCCTCATCAACCGCAAGATCCCCCAGCTCTACAGAGCCCTGCCAGCTCAGACTACACAAACACAACG GAACTCCTACAACAGGTCCAGTCTTCGCAGAGTCGACTGCTGA